One part of the Acidobacteriota bacterium genome encodes these proteins:
- a CDS encoding histone deacetylase: MLPFKLVYSDGYYLPIGTHVFPAEKYRLVQQRLLAEGIADPADFVTPASATDADILLVHTADYVRKLTTGTLSQTEEMQMEIPYSPELVRAFWLAAGGSIRAARLALKDGVGFNIGGGFHHAFPDHGEGFCMIHDVAVAIRRMQKDGAIERAMTVDCDVHDGNGTAAIFPPAVKMNDNDPLAPLPSHSPGFVRAAQPAQTDQPAHGVFTISLHQQHNYPAIKPPSSIDVNLPDGTDDAVYLSWLDNALSSGLRRFTPDLICYIAGADPYREDQLGGLALTIDGLKQRDRLVFQAAKARGIPVMVTYAGGYARRVEDTVTIHCNTVVAAKEVLGT; encoded by the coding sequence ATGCTTCCCTTCAAGCTTGTCTACAGCGACGGCTACTACCTGCCCATCGGCACGCACGTCTTCCCGGCCGAGAAGTACCGGCTCGTCCAGCAGCGTCTGCTGGCCGAGGGCATTGCTGACCCGGCCGACTTCGTCACTCCCGCGTCCGCCACCGACGCCGATATCCTTCTCGTCCACACCGCCGACTACGTCCGGAAGCTGACGACGGGGACGCTCTCGCAGACCGAGGAGATGCAGATGGAGATCCCGTACTCGCCGGAACTCGTCCGCGCCTTCTGGCTCGCCGCCGGCGGGTCGATCCGCGCCGCGCGGCTGGCGTTGAAAGACGGCGTCGGCTTCAACATCGGTGGCGGATTCCACCACGCCTTCCCCGACCACGGCGAAGGCTTCTGCATGATCCACGACGTCGCCGTCGCAATCCGCCGGATGCAGAAAGACGGCGCCATCGAGCGCGCGATGACCGTGGACTGTGATGTTCACGATGGCAATGGCACGGCGGCCATCTTTCCTCCCGCCGTTAAAATGAACGACAACGACCCGCTCGCGCCACTCCCCTCGCACTCTCCCGGCTTCGTTCGAGCAGCCCAGCCTGCGCAGACCGATCAGCCCGCGCACGGCGTCTTCACCATCTCGCTCCACCAGCAGCACAACTACCCGGCCATCAAGCCGCCGTCGTCTATCGACGTCAACCTGCCTGATGGCACCGACGACGCCGTCTATCTTTCCTGGCTGGATAACGCGCTCAGCTCCGGCTTGCGCCGCTTCACTCCCGACCTCATCTGCTATATCGCCGGCGCCGACCCGTATCGTGAAGACCAGCTCGGCGGACTCGCCCTCACCATCGACGGACTCAAACAACGCGACCGCCTCGTCTTTCAAGCCGCCAAAGCTCGCGGCATCCCCGTGATGGTGACCTACGCCGGTGGCTACGCCCGCCGCGTCGAAGATACCGTCACCATCCACTGCAATACCGTGGTGGCAGCGAAGGAAGTGCTGGGAACGTGA
- the ffh gene encoding signal recognition particle protein gives MFENLQDKLQRAFKNLRGQGTLTEENIGEALRELRLALLEADVNLNVVKELIDHIREKALGQEVMTALSPADQVVKIVRDELIAILGKDTAKLKFGTPPTVVLMAGLQGSGKTTTSGKLAAWLKKGGHRPLLVSVDVYRPAARQQLKVVADAIGAAIYEGKVEAANTATVERLAKEARREAVNSGCDVLIVDTAGRLHIDDQLMEEMQSLKKLLNPQEILFIADAMTGQDAVNSADEFHKKLALTGVILTKMDGDARGGAALSIRNVTGQPIKFIGVGEKYDALEPFHPDRIVGRILGMGDILSLIEKAEDKIDKKKSEEFAKKVLAGDGFSLDDFREQLRQVKKLGSLSSIVKMMPSVGPFAGMQKVADNFDDKELVHVEAIINSMTDHERDHHEVINGSRRKRIARGSGTSVQEVNQLLRQYVQMKKMFKSMGRGKLDRRFAGMKLPGM, from the coding sequence ATGTTCGAGAACCTACAAGACAAGCTCCAGCGCGCCTTCAAGAACCTGCGCGGACAAGGCACGCTCACCGAGGAAAACATCGGCGAAGCACTGCGCGAGCTGCGCCTGGCGCTGCTGGAAGCCGACGTCAATCTCAACGTCGTAAAAGAACTGATCGACCACATCCGCGAGAAGGCGCTCGGCCAGGAGGTGATGACCGCGCTCTCGCCTGCCGACCAGGTCGTCAAGATCGTGCGTGACGAACTCATCGCCATCCTCGGCAAAGACACCGCAAAACTGAAGTTTGGCACGCCGCCCACGGTCGTCCTCATGGCCGGGCTGCAAGGCTCCGGCAAGACCACGACCTCGGGCAAGCTTGCCGCCTGGCTGAAAAAGGGTGGACACCGCCCGCTGCTTGTTTCCGTAGACGTCTATCGCCCGGCCGCGCGCCAGCAGCTCAAGGTGGTTGCGGACGCCATCGGCGCCGCCATCTACGAAGGCAAAGTCGAAGCGGCGAACACCGCCACGGTCGAGCGTCTGGCGAAAGAAGCGCGCCGCGAGGCGGTGAACTCCGGCTGCGACGTGCTCATCGTGGACACCGCCGGCCGGCTCCACATCGACGATCAGCTGATGGAGGAGATGCAGTCGCTCAAAAAGCTCCTCAACCCGCAGGAGATCCTTTTCATCGCCGACGCCATGACCGGGCAGGACGCGGTGAACTCCGCCGACGAGTTCCACAAAAAGCTCGCGCTCACCGGCGTGATCCTCACCAAGATGGATGGCGACGCTCGCGGCGGCGCCGCGCTCTCCATCCGCAACGTCACCGGACAGCCCATCAAGTTCATCGGCGTGGGCGAGAAGTACGACGCGCTCGAACCCTTCCACCCTGACCGCATCGTCGGACGCATCCTGGGCATGGGCGACATCCTCTCGCTCATCGAGAAAGCTGAAGACAAGATCGACAAGAAGAAGTCGGAAGAGTTTGCCAAGAAAGTCCTGGCCGGCGACGGCTTCTCGCTCGACGATTTTCGTGAGCAACTGCGCCAGGTCAAGAAACTCGGCTCGCTCTCCAGCATCGTGAAGATGATGCCCTCCGTCGGTCCCTTCGCCGGCATGCAGAAGGTGGCCGACAATTTCGACGACAAGGAACTCGTCCACGTCGAGGCCATCATCAACTCGATGACCGATCACGAGCGCGACCACCACGAGGTCATCAACGGCTCGCGCCGCAAGCGCATCGCCCGCGGCTCCGGCACCAGCGTGCAGGAAGTGAACCAGCTCCTGCGCCAGTACGTGCAGATGAAGAAGATGTTCAAGTCCATGGGCCGCGGCAAACTCGACCGCCGCTTCGCCGGCATGAAACTGCCAGGAATGTGA
- a CDS encoding Spy/CpxP family protein refolding chaperone: protein MKKKTVGIVLAAMLSLGAIAAVGAEVAEHSGHGRHGRGGMRGGMFMGKDMESRLNLTDDQKAKLKQMHQRQREQMKSQFAEGGQGAGGHQALMQEVFKDNPNPAVIQQRVAEMQQRQAAALNARVAAMQEFNSILTPNQRGEMQKLMAERAQKRQEWQAKRAERHQQKQQENQDKPKQP, encoded by the coding sequence ATGAAGAAGAAGACTGTCGGGATCGTATTAGCGGCAATGTTGAGCCTGGGCGCGATCGCAGCCGTGGGCGCGGAGGTGGCTGAGCATAGTGGCCACGGCCGTCATGGACGCGGCGGGATGCGCGGCGGCATGTTCATGGGGAAAGACATGGAGAGCCGCCTGAACCTGACCGACGACCAGAAGGCAAAACTGAAGCAGATGCACCAGCGGCAGCGCGAGCAGATGAAGTCGCAGTTCGCGGAAGGCGGGCAGGGCGCCGGTGGTCATCAGGCGCTGATGCAGGAAGTGTTCAAGGACAATCCGAACCCGGCGGTGATCCAACAGCGGGTGGCGGAGATGCAGCAGCGGCAAGCGGCGGCACTCAACGCGCGCGTGGCGGCGATGCAGGAGTTCAACTCCATCCTGACGCCAAACCAGCGCGGCGAGATGCAGAAGCTGATGGCCGAGCGCGCGCAGAAGCGCCAGGAATGGCAGGCGAAGCGTGCCGAGCGTCACCAGCAAAAGCAGCAAGAGAACCAGGACAAGCCCAAGCAGCCGTAA